From the genome of Archangium lipolyticum, one region includes:
- a CDS encoding glycoside hydrolase family 19 protein, with protein MRPQGLCDISKKFMFAALVFSSTVTVLAPQVAEAACRGAWAEGTSYSTGDVVSYSGANYTALVGHTACVGCGWNPVAAPSLWSSGGNCDGGGGNNGGGGNNGGGGANPGVGGVLSEAMFNMMFPNRNPFYSFDAFFAAASTFPGFATTGDVDTRKREVAAFLANISHETGGLVYTEEINKSVMCDTSWGPPGCGCAPGKWYYGRGPIQLSWNGNYCAAGNALGVDLKNDPDLVARDAVIAWRTGLWFWMTQTGAGYMTGHNAIVNGAGFGETIRTINGALECNGRNPAQVQSRVNNYLNFTSMLGVNPGGNTGC; from the coding sequence ATGCGGCCTCAGGGACTGTGTGACATTTCGAAGAAGTTCATGTTCGCGGCGCTGGTGTTCTCTTCCACCGTGACGGTACTTGCTCCGCAGGTCGCGGAGGCGGCTTGTCGAGGCGCGTGGGCCGAGGGAACGTCGTACAGCACGGGCGACGTGGTGAGCTACAGCGGTGCGAACTACACGGCGCTCGTCGGACATACCGCCTGCGTGGGTTGCGGCTGGAATCCCGTGGCGGCCCCGTCGCTGTGGTCGTCGGGCGGTAACTGCGATGGTGGCGGCGGCAACAACGGGGGCGGCGGCAACAACGGTGGTGGCGGCGCCAACCCCGGGGTGGGAGGGGTCCTCAGCGAGGCCATGTTCAACATGATGTTCCCCAACCGCAACCCGTTCTACTCGTTCGACGCGTTCTTCGCCGCGGCGTCGACCTTCCCCGGGTTCGCCACCACGGGTGACGTCGACACCCGCAAGCGCGAGGTCGCGGCGTTCCTGGCCAACATCTCTCACGAGACGGGCGGCCTCGTTTACACGGAGGAGATCAACAAGAGCGTGATGTGCGACACCAGCTGGGGCCCGCCGGGCTGCGGCTGCGCGCCGGGCAAGTGGTACTACGGGCGGGGTCCCATCCAGCTGTCGTGGAACGGCAACTACTGCGCCGCTGGTAATGCGCTCGGGGTTGACCTCAAGAACGACCCGGACCTGGTCGCGCGGGATGCGGTCATCGCCTGGCGGACCGGCCTCTGGTTCTGGATGACGCAGACGGGCGCGGGCTACATGACGGGGCACAACGCCATCGTCAACGGCGCCGGCTTCGGCGAGACCATCCGCACCATCAACGGCGCGCTGGAGTGCAATGGCCGCAACCCCGCCCAGGTGCAGAGCCGCGTGAACAACTACCTGAACTTCACGTCGATGCTCGGCGTGAACCCCGGCGGTAACACCGGCTGCTGA